Proteins encoded by one window of Xiphophorus couchianus chromosome 13, X_couchianus-1.0, whole genome shotgun sequence:
- the rab5aa gene encoding RAB5A, member RAS oncogene family, a, translating to MASRGGATRPNGSNAGNKICQFKLVLLGESAVGKSSLVLRFVKGQFHEFQESTIGAAFLTQTVCLDDTTVKFEIWDTAGQERYHSLAPMYYRGAQAAIVVYDITNEESFARAKNWVKELQRQASPNIVIALSGNKADLASKRAVDFQDAQSYADDNSLLFMETSAKTSMNVNEIFMAIAKKLPKNEPQAPGANSGRTRGVDLTEAAQPAKAPCCST from the exons ATGGCCAGCAGAGGAGGAGCTACAAGACCCAATGGATCCAACGCAGGAAACAAGATCTGTCAGTTTAAGCTGGTGCTGTTGGGGGAATCAGCCGTTGGGAAGTCCAGCTTAGTGCTTCGCTTTGTCAAGGGCCAGTTCCACGAATTCCAAGAAAGCACAATAGGAG CGGCTTTTCTCACCCAGACAGTGTGTCTAGATGACACGACAGTGAAGTTTGAAATCTGGGACACTGCAGGTCAGGAGCGGTACCACAGTTTGGCGCCCATGTATTACAGAGGAGCACAAGCCGCCATCGTGGTCTACGACATCACAAACGAG GAGTCCTTTGCGCGGGCAAAGAACTGGGTGAAGGAGCTACAGAGACAAGCTAGTCCTAATATAGTCATCGCTCTGTCAGGAAATAAAGCCGACCTGGCCTCCAAGAGAGCTGTGGATTTTCAG gatGCTCAATCATACGCAGATGACAACAGCCTACTTTTTATGGAGACTTCAGCCAAGACATCTATGAATGTGAATGAGATATTTATGGCTATTG CAAAGAAATTGCCAAAAAATGAGCCTCAAGCTCCAGGAGCTAACAGCGGTCGGACCAGGGGAGTGGACCTGACAGAAGCTGCTCAGCCAGCCAAGGCTCCGTGCTGCTCTACCTAG
- the otud6b gene encoding deubiquitinase OTUD6B, with the protein MEEETPEELLIKRHRKEKKDLQAKIQGMKNSVPKNDKKRRKQLTEEIAKLESDLSQKHEEELKQLKSKAETKVEEVVNCVETIKLEGGEQEETKQPRVTKAQKRRDKKAAQEKERESRIAEAEVQNLQGVRHQEGLKLAQNLAQQQLQIKEISSDGHCMYRAIEDQLAQRLKSGLKMSVKELRSRTAEHMRNHADDFLPFLTNPNTGDMFTTDEFEKYCSDVEHTAAWGGQLELRALTQVLNLPIEVIQADSPSIRIGKEYDGEVITLVYMRHAYGLGEHYNSVERLKDSTGAEDN; encoded by the exons atggaggaggagacgccAGAGGAGCTGCTGATTAAGCGGCACCGTAAAGAGAAGAAAGACCTGCAGG caaagatCCAGGGTATGAAAAACTCCGTCCCTAAAAATGacaagaagaggaggaaacagcTGACGGAGGAAATAGCAAAGTTAGAATCGGATCTCAGTCAGAAGCATGAGGAGGAACTCAAGCAGCTGAAGTCTAAAGCTGAAACAAAG GTGGAGGAGGTGGTGAACTGTGTGGAGACCATAAAGCTGGAAGGTGGAGAACAAGAAGAGACCAAACAACCACGAGTAACTAAAGCACAGAAGCGAAGG GACAAGAAGGCTGCacaggagaaggagagagaaagcAGGATAGCAGAGGCAGAGGTGCAGAACCTGCAGGGCGTGAGGCACCAGGAGGGTTTAAAGCTAGCTCAGAATCTTGCCCAGCAACAGCTTCAGATAAAGGAGATTTCATCTGATGGACACTGCATGTACCGTGCCATTGAAGACCAGCTAGCACAGCGATTAAAG TCTGGGCTAAAGATGAGTGTGAAGGAGCTCCGATCCCGCACTGCTGAACACATGAGAAACCACGCTGACGACTTTCTGCCTTTCCTCACTAACCCCAACACTGGGGACATGTTCACAACTG aCGAGTTTGAGAAATACTGCAGCGATGTGGAGCACACAGCAGCTTGGGGTGGCCAGCTGGAA CTCCGAGCTTTGACTCAGGTGCTAAATTTGCCAATAGAAGTGATCCAGGCCGACTCCCCATCAATCAGGATTGGAAAGGAATATGATGGTGAAGTCATCACTCTTGT ATATATGCGTCATGCCTATGGTCTAGGAGAGCACTACAACAGTGTGGAGCGGTTAAAGGATTCAACCGGTGCTGAAGACAACTGA
- the lrrc69 gene encoding leucine-rich repeat-containing protein 69, with the protein MAYGVALRGTAVRALCGKGNSLNLNSNGLKSVPEFVSRFPNLSVLLLCHNSISALPTHLQSLCHLTELNLGNNALREFPVVLSHLGSLRKLYLYRNKIDVVSPDAIGHLGNLVVLNLNHNNIQRLPPEIGRLRKLQQLSMLDNKLEELPGEVGCLKKLSELNLTFNNLSRLPRQLYFCRNLIKLYVARNRLTNLPEGITALVKLRVLDVAGNMLSIFPMEFHLLHLKELYCEENWLIKLKPVPILPHPENLSLKELAARFVLLEVRKQFSLINLSLPHYPELNDLLSGSNCCTECNGPFLNTWVECVHFVNLKKDMNLRSCLTIPVRSLLCSYKCFRAQGPCYYAVERK; encoded by the exons ATGGCCTATGGTGTAGCTCTTAGAGGAACCGCGGTCAGAGCTTTATGTGGCAAAGGAAACTCTTTAAATCTGAATTCAAATGGGTTGAAGAGTGTTCCTGAGTTTGTTTCCAGATTCCCAAACCTCTCAGTCCTTCTGTTGTGCCACAACTCTATCTCTGCCCTCCCAACCCACCTCCAGTCTCTGTGTCAC CTAACAGAACTGAATTTGGGAAATAATGCCCTGAGGGAGTTCCCTGTAGTTCTCAGCCACCTGGGTTCACTGAGAAAACTCTATCTCTACCGCAACAAAATTGATGTGGTGTCACCTGATGCAATTG GTCACTTAGGAAACCTTGTTGTCCTCAATCTCAACCACAACAACATTCAAAGGTTACCACCAGAAATTGGCAG GCTGAGGAAGCTTCAGCAGCTCAGTATGCTTGATAACAAGCTGGAGGAGCTTCCTGGTGAAGTTGGTTGTCTTAAAAAGCTATCTGAGCTCAACCTTACCTTTAACAATCTCTCAAGGCTACCTCGGCAGCTGTACTTTTGCAGAAACCTCATAAAGCTGTACGTAGCCAGAAACAGGCTGACAAACCTGCCAGAG GGAATAACAGCTCTTGTTAAACTTCGAGTTCTGGATGTGGCTGGGAACATGCTGTCCATATTTCCTATGGAG TTCCACCTGCTGCACCTGAAGGAGCTGTACTGTGAGGAGAACTGGCTGATTAAACTTAAACCGGTGCCAATACTGCCGCATCCTGAGAACCTGTCACTGAAG GAACTGGCTGCCAGGTTTGTTTTGTTAGAAGTCAGAAAGCAGTTCTCTCTGATCAACTTGAGTCTCCCTCACTACCCAGAGCTGAATGACCTGTTGTCCGGCAGCAACTGTTGTACAGAGTGCAATGGCCCCTTCCTCAATACATGGGTGGAGTGTGTGCATTTTGTCAATCTGAAGAAG GACATGAACCTGAGGAGTTGTCTCACTATTCCAGTCCGGTCTCTCCTGTGTTCATACAAATGCTTCAGAGCACAAGGACCCTGCTACTATGCCGTTGAGAGGAAATAA